In the genome of Nonlabens sp. MB-3u-79, one region contains:
- a CDS encoding alpha/beta hydrolase family protein: MKNLLTLLIFACCITAFAQKKALTHADYDLWKRSSSREISPSGNLVAISVVTSTGAGDGYLEIHNLAKDTKHTFFNGDNPQISADENYVYFLQKPEYQKLRNEQKKEIDKDKQSKDTFMVYEVASGTIIDSIQRVKKYQASDKRNDFIIIEKYKDLKQEKKKDTTAVKETKKEKKRRLKKELKKKTKEDGKKKEVDYTEEDYLLIYQPVSKTKDSIDSFEHYEMPREGTGFIYSRNQGKKKKDQGIYYYDANSRTSTTLLNNAWRYKDLSIDKYGKQFAYKVAMDSTETDSLKFELYYQKDRDSLTRQLGYGEGNIKDGWKLTEQRKAVFSENGKRLIFYTQPKIEYTIDTTLMKDEIAQVDVWNYKDGMIQPEQKTRFSSLENKSATVVWDTEKGSVQFLNDYDMSDTYWDKDMEGAYVIYENTNKYDVSRSWEYPWRADYLVENLNTRSKKFIINNSGSAPIRNPNNTHVVYFNFDTQDWHMMDLETQIGKNLTKFVEVSFADEDDDHPALAGSHGIGGFDTDGFALIYDKYDVWKLDVTGVLTPENLTKTGRKNKITYRTENLDRENPSLVTYVDGKLLLSAFDHNTKASSLMMLTANGIEPLYEVSDRDVSAFAKAENSNALLITSGNFQEYPDIQYLTPKVKKPLTDMNPQQKDFKWGTVALFKWKAYDGVPLEGLIYKPDNFDPKKKYPLIVYFYEKSADGLHRYNAPQPSASIVNFSYLTSNDYVVFVPDIVYKDGHPGQSAYNCIVSGTEAVEKLGYIDSSKMALQGQSWGGYQTAYLVTVTNKYAAAMAGAPVSNMTSAYGGIRWGSGLSRAFQYEKTQTRIGENLWDGLDLYIENSPLFHIPKIETPLLMMHNDEDGAVPYYQGIEMFMGMRRLNKPSWLLVYNEEAHNLRKMKNRRDLSVRMMQFFDHYLKDAPAPLWMTEGLSRDRKGKQMGYELDTKTTAKE, encoded by the coding sequence ATGAAAAATCTACTGACCTTACTGATTTTTGCTTGTTGTATAACGGCATTTGCTCAGAAAAAAGCACTTACTCACGCCGATTATGACTTATGGAAACGCTCCTCCAGCCGAGAGATTTCTCCTAGTGGTAACCTAGTTGCCATAAGCGTCGTTACTTCCACCGGAGCTGGAGATGGCTATCTGGAAATTCACAACCTAGCAAAAGATACCAAACACACTTTTTTCAATGGCGATAATCCGCAAATAAGCGCCGATGAGAATTACGTCTATTTCCTTCAAAAACCCGAATATCAAAAACTGAGAAACGAACAAAAAAAGGAAATAGATAAGGACAAGCAATCCAAAGATACTTTTATGGTCTACGAAGTAGCCTCTGGAACTATCATTGACTCTATACAACGAGTAAAAAAATATCAAGCCAGTGATAAGCGCAATGATTTTATTATCATTGAAAAGTACAAAGACCTGAAACAAGAAAAGAAAAAGGACACAACAGCTGTAAAAGAAACCAAAAAAGAAAAAAAACGCCGTTTAAAAAAGGAGCTTAAAAAAAAGACTAAAGAAGATGGTAAAAAGAAAGAAGTAGATTACACGGAAGAAGATTACCTCCTAATTTACCAGCCTGTTTCTAAAACAAAAGACAGCATTGATAGTTTTGAACACTATGAAATGCCTCGAGAAGGAACTGGTTTTATCTACTCTCGTAATCAAGGTAAAAAGAAAAAAGATCAGGGCATTTATTACTACGATGCTAACAGCCGAACTTCTACCACGCTATTAAATAATGCATGGCGCTATAAAGACCTTTCTATAGATAAGTACGGCAAGCAATTCGCCTATAAAGTGGCGATGGACAGCACAGAAACAGACTCCCTCAAATTTGAATTGTATTATCAAAAAGACAGGGATTCTCTGACTCGTCAGTTGGGCTATGGAGAAGGTAATATCAAAGACGGCTGGAAATTAACAGAGCAAAGAAAAGCGGTGTTTTCTGAAAACGGAAAACGTTTAATCTTCTACACACAACCTAAGATAGAGTACACCATTGACACTACTTTAATGAAAGACGAGATCGCACAAGTAGATGTATGGAATTACAAAGATGGCATGATACAACCAGAGCAAAAAACACGTTTCTCCAGTCTGGAAAACAAATCGGCAACGGTGGTTTGGGATACAGAAAAAGGCAGTGTTCAATTTCTCAATGATTATGATATGAGCGATACATACTGGGATAAGGATATGGAAGGAGCTTATGTGATTTATGAAAATACCAATAAATATGATGTATCCAGATCCTGGGAATATCCATGGAGGGCAGATTATTTAGTAGAGAACCTCAACACCCGCAGCAAAAAATTTATCATCAATAATTCTGGAAGTGCTCCGATAAGAAATCCAAATAACACGCATGTAGTCTACTTCAATTTTGACACGCAAGACTGGCACATGATGGATCTAGAAACACAAATAGGTAAGAATCTAACCAAGTTTGTAGAAGTAAGTTTTGCAGATGAGGATGACGATCATCCCGCACTTGCAGGATCTCATGGTATTGGAGGTTTTGATACCGATGGTTTTGCCCTCATTTATGATAAATACGACGTTTGGAAACTAGACGTCACCGGTGTTCTAACTCCAGAAAACTTAACTAAAACAGGTCGTAAAAATAAAATCACTTACCGTACAGAAAATTTAGATAGAGAAAACCCTAGTCTAGTTACTTATGTCGACGGTAAGTTATTGCTTTCTGCCTTTGATCACAATACAAAAGCAAGCTCGTTAATGATGTTAACCGCCAATGGTATAGAGCCTTTATATGAGGTCAGTGATCGTGATGTGTCCGCTTTCGCGAAAGCGGAAAACTCAAATGCTTTATTGATTACATCTGGAAATTTTCAAGAATATCCAGATATCCAATACCTCACTCCAAAGGTTAAAAAACCATTGACTGATATGAATCCGCAGCAGAAGGACTTTAAATGGGGAACTGTAGCGCTATTTAAATGGAAGGCTTATGATGGAGTACCTTTAGAAGGTCTTATTTATAAACCAGATAACTTTGATCCAAAGAAAAAGTATCCTTTGATCGTTTATTTCTATGAAAAATCTGCAGATGGATTACACCGTTACAACGCTCCACAACCTAGTGCAAGTATCGTTAACTTTTCTTATCTAACGAGCAATGATTATGTGGTTTTTGTGCCAGACATTGTTTACAAAGATGGGCATCCAGGTCAAAGCGCTTACAACTGTATTGTTTCAGGAACCGAAGCCGTAGAAAAATTAGGCTATATAGACTCTAGTAAAATGGCTTTGCAAGGTCAAAGTTGGGGTGGGTATCAAACCGCTTATCTGGTTACAGTGACTAACAAATATGCAGCTGCTATGGCTGGAGCGCCAGTATCTAACATGACGAGTGCTTATGGTGGCATACGTTGGGGCAGCGGTTTAAGCAGGGCTTTTCAATATGAGAAAACACAAACAAGAATAGGAGAAAACCTTTGGGATGGACTGGATTTATATATAGAAAATTCTCCTTTGTTTCATATTCCTAAAATAGAAACACCCTTGTTGATGATGCATAATGATGAAGATGGTGCCGTACCTTATTATCAAGGTATAGAAATGTTTATGGGTATGCGCAGGTTAAATAAACCCTCCTGGCTACTGGTTTATAATGAAGAGGCTCATAACCTTAGAAAGATGAAAAACAGAAGAGATCTATCGGTAAGAATGATGCAATTCTTTGATCATTACCTCAAAGATGCACCCGCACCATTATGGATGACAGAAGGCTTATCCAGAGATAGAAAAGGGAAGCAGATGGGTTATGAACTGGACACAAAAACAACTGCAAAAGAGTAA
- a CDS encoding nuclear transport factor 2 family protein, translated as MKQLLLFISVIFFSSCASQKAINIPEMEQSIDAWHNAASQANFENYFDLMTDDAIFIGTDATENWQVAEFKAYSQPYFDKGKAWSFTSLERHVYALNGMAYFDELLDTQMGICRGSGVMKMQDGKWKIAHYVLSIAVPNDHVSSLTEMKKEWDKNYIKQLRDH; from the coding sequence ATGAAACAGTTGTTATTATTTATTTCGGTTATTTTCTTCTCCAGTTGTGCCTCTCAAAAAGCCATCAACATTCCAGAGATGGAGCAGTCTATAGATGCCTGGCACAATGCCGCATCACAAGCTAATTTTGAGAACTATTTTGATCTGATGACAGACGACGCTATTTTTATAGGCACCGACGCGACAGAAAACTGGCAAGTTGCCGAATTCAAAGCTTATTCCCAACCTTATTTTGACAAAGGAAAAGCATGGTCCTTTACCTCTTTAGAACGTCATGTGTATGCCCTAAATGGAATGGCTTATTTTGACGAATTGTTAGATACTCAAATGGGAATATGCCGTGGCAGTGGTGTCATGAAAATGCAAGATGGAAAGTGGAAAATTGCACATTATGTGCTTTCTATAGCCGTCCCTAATGATCATGTTTCCTCGCTTACCGAAATGAAAAAAGAGTGGGATAAAAATTACATAAAACAACTGCGAGACCACTAA
- a CDS encoding DNA-3-methyladenine glycosylase I, which produces MKKQKCGWCLGDDLYESYHDQEWGKPVYDDQTLFEFLILETMQAGLSWITILRKRQNYFDALDQFDVQKIAAYDQEKQEELLQNAGIIRHKLKVKSIINNAQLFLEVQKEYGSFSKFIWRYVDGKPINNQLQNYKKASPNTALSDQISKDLKKRGFKFVGPTIIYAFMQATGMVNDHEVSCFRYDEV; this is translated from the coding sequence ATGAAAAAACAAAAATGTGGCTGGTGCCTAGGAGATGATTTGTATGAATCTTATCACGATCAAGAATGGGGAAAACCTGTTTATGACGACCAGACCTTGTTTGAATTCCTGATTTTAGAGACCATGCAAGCAGGATTGAGCTGGATCACTATTTTACGTAAACGGCAGAATTATTTTGATGCCTTAGATCAATTTGATGTTCAGAAAATAGCTGCTTATGATCAGGAAAAGCAAGAGGAGCTTCTTCAGAACGCCGGTATTATACGCCACAAATTAAAAGTAAAATCAATTATTAATAATGCACAGCTATTTCTAGAAGTCCAGAAAGAATACGGTAGTTTTTCCAAGTTTATCTGGAGGTATGTAGATGGGAAACCCATTAACAACCAACTCCAAAATTATAAAAAAGCCTCTCCAAATACTGCGCTATCAGACCAGATTTCTAAGGATCTTAAAAAACGCGGATTCAAATTTGTTGGACCTACTATTATTTACGCCTTTATGCAAGCGACTGGAATGGTAAACGATCACGAGGTAAGCTGTTTTAGATATGATGAGGTATAG
- the aat gene encoding leucyl/phenylalanyl-tRNA--protein transferase: protein MHLLNKSLIFPDPSNAPEHGLAAIGGDLSQERLLLAYNSGFFPWYNDGEPICWWSPDPRMIFDLKSTSPMRVTKSMRQSQRNRGYEVRENTCFTTVMKHCGNVPRNDQDGTWINEEMLKAYAQLHESGHAKSIEVFKDDELVGGLYGMDLKDKGIFCGESMFSLATDASKIALMYLVEKLQALDYQLIDAQVYNDHLARLGAVEIDREVFLSYLK from the coding sequence TTGCATTTATTAAACAAATCTTTAATTTTTCCCGATCCTAGTAACGCTCCAGAACATGGGCTTGCTGCTATAGGTGGCGATTTAAGCCAAGAAAGATTGCTCCTTGCTTATAATTCTGGATTCTTTCCATGGTATAATGACGGAGAGCCTATTTGCTGGTGGAGTCCAGATCCTCGAATGATTTTTGATTTAAAATCTACATCTCCTATGCGGGTGACCAAGTCCATGCGACAAAGCCAGCGCAATCGCGGTTATGAGGTGCGAGAGAACACTTGCTTTACCACTGTTATGAAACATTGTGGTAACGTGCCTAGAAACGACCAAGACGGTACCTGGATCAATGAAGAGATGTTGAAAGCTTATGCCCAACTCCATGAATCTGGTCATGCAAAAAGTATTGAGGTCTTTAAAGATGATGAACTCGTAGGAGGGCTGTACGGAATGGATTTAAAAGATAAAGGGATTTTTTGCGGAGAAAGCATGTTCTCACTAGCTACTGATGCGAGTAAAATCGCTTTAATGTATTTAGTAGAAAAATTACAAGCTTTAGATTACCAGCTTATAGACGCTCAAGTATATAACGATCATTTAGCTCGTCTGGGTGCGGTAGAGATAGATCGAGAAGTGTTTTTGAGTTATTTGAAGTAG
- a CDS encoding DUF3127 domain-containing protein, whose product MEVLGKIKLIGETKTFGSNGFQKRELVVTTEEQYPQHLMIEFVQDKTGLLDAFNVGEPVKIGINLRGREWQSPQGETKYFNSIAGWRIEKAGAAAPAGGAPEVPPFDEYEPVSNTKNEDHDDLPF is encoded by the coding sequence ATGGAAGTATTAGGAAAAATTAAATTGATAGGAGAAACCAAAACTTTTGGTTCTAACGGTTTTCAAAAACGTGAATTGGTAGTAACTACCGAAGAGCAGTACCCACAACACTTGATGATCGAGTTTGTACAGGATAAAACTGGCTTATTAGACGCATTTAACGTAGGTGAACCAGTAAAAATAGGTATCAACTTAAGAGGTCGTGAATGGCAATCGCCACAAGGAGAAACAAAATATTTCAACTCTATCGCAGGATGGAGAATTGAAAAAGCAGGTGCTGCCGCACCAGCAGGTGGAGCACCAGAAGTGCCGCCATTTGATGAGTACGAGCCGGTATCCAATACCAAGAATGAAGATCATGATGACTTGCCTTTTTAG
- a CDS encoding flavin reductase family protein, translated as MKLNPKDIETAQLHSIMLGAVQPRPIAFASTVDANGKVNLSPYSFFNVFSANPPVMIFSPARRVRDNSVKHTLLNAKATGEVVINIVNYDIVQQMSLSSTEYGEGVNEFEKAGLTEAKSDIVAPPRVAESPVQFECKVKEIVELGQEGGAGNLIICEVVMVHVNDNVLDEYNKIDPFKIDTVARMGGNWYCRSKDAMFEVPKPLATLGVGVDALPEHARQSDILTGNDLGKLGNVERVPEQEEVVAFAKAEQLFNLSTTDKHNRAKELIAKGELLAAWNYLLL; from the coding sequence TTGAAACTCAATCCTAAAGACATAGAAACAGCTCAACTCCATAGCATTATGCTAGGAGCCGTTCAACCGCGACCTATAGCTTTTGCTAGTACTGTGGACGCAAATGGAAAGGTGAACTTATCACCCTATTCCTTTTTTAATGTTTTTAGTGCAAATCCGCCAGTGATGATTTTTTCTCCTGCGCGCCGGGTACGAGATAACTCGGTAAAACACACCTTATTGAATGCCAAAGCTACAGGAGAAGTGGTGATCAACATTGTAAACTATGACATTGTTCAACAAATGTCATTATCCAGCACAGAATATGGAGAAGGTGTTAATGAGTTTGAAAAAGCGGGTCTTACAGAGGCAAAAAGTGATATAGTCGCGCCGCCTCGAGTGGCCGAAAGCCCCGTACAATTTGAGTGTAAAGTAAAAGAAATCGTAGAATTAGGTCAGGAAGGTGGCGCTGGTAACCTCATCATTTGTGAAGTGGTCATGGTACATGTGAATGACAACGTGTTAGACGAGTACAACAAGATCGACCCTTTTAAAATCGATACGGTTGCAAGAATGGGTGGTAACTGGTACTGCCGTTCTAAAGACGCTATGTTTGAGGTTCCTAAACCTTTGGCAACTCTAGGTGTAGGCGTTGATGCGCTACCAGAACATGCTAGACAAAGCGATATCCTTACCGGAAACGATCTTGGTAAACTAGGAAATGTAGAACGAGTACCTGAGCAGGAAGAAGTGGTAGCTTTCGCGAAAGCGGAACAGTTATTCAACCTCTCTACAACAGATAAACACAATCGAGCTAAAGAGCTCATCGCAAAAGGGGAACTCCTGGCTGCGTGGAACTATTTATTATTATAG
- a CDS encoding M28 family peptidase, producing MRPKSHLTSAFSFLVIILMIWYAFQSQTPSSQVKENLPTTEWSTARALQHVKAISLKPHYVGSKAHNEVRDYIKGELQKMGLEVSTQKGYDISSNGNMSQPENIIARIKGTDANNKALVLLSHYDSDPHSSKGASDAASGVATILEGVRAFLAQNKQPKNDIIICITDGEELGLNGASLFVREHPWANSVGFVLNFEARGSGGPSYMLVETNGGNRKIIEEFMAAGTDYPVAHSLAYSIYQMIPNSTDLTAFRQDGDINGLNFAFIGDHFDYHTELDNYERLDRNTLAHQGSYLMPLLIHFSDLDMTDRMMAEKGDDLVYFPMPLVKMLSFPFSWLAAMIIISGLLLLFLIILGIRKRRMSMKHLLAGFIPFLGSMIIGYLWSNYGWAAVKFNDFYIDQHHGFPYNGYWLIATAAFAAVSICFFLYHKFYDRDRIASLSVAPLFLLWVISLAVAFPVGNAGLIPGVYLGGAGYFVVPLFAGLIMLWLNIYQKRPSYILLLLLAVPAVFVFAPFITAFPVALGMSILFVAAVLSTLLFGLLIPIIGHYRKKGLLAFGSLIVTLVCLCFAFAKAEYSPTQPQPTSLIYLQDQDAKTAQWATYDSALSDWTKEKLGEKPQLARELNENSIDSKYGTGFSYAANTDYKELPEVKIEVMSDTAVNGLRTVKFKVSSESIVHRYEVFADSKYVFEKAVVNGLEIQATGKTKKPFGNRWGNRMLSYYVSDNAALEMEMTFDAGVEPELIIYAASFDLLGQKEMQVSKRPLDQMSMPFVLNDAVLRKRTLSLLQQQTEVIQENGE from the coding sequence ATGAGACCTAAATCTCACCTCACCTCAGCCTTCTCATTTCTAGTAATTATTTTGATGATTTGGTATGCCTTTCAAAGTCAGACACCATCTTCTCAAGTAAAAGAGAATTTACCAACGACCGAATGGTCAACTGCTAGAGCATTGCAACATGTAAAGGCTATCTCGCTAAAACCTCATTATGTAGGAAGTAAAGCTCATAATGAAGTTAGAGATTATATAAAGGGGGAACTTCAAAAAATGGGACTGGAAGTTTCCACACAAAAAGGCTACGATATTAGCAGCAACGGGAACATGTCTCAGCCAGAAAATATAATAGCTCGTATCAAAGGAACCGATGCTAACAATAAAGCATTGGTGTTATTAAGTCACTATGATAGTGATCCACATTCCAGCAAAGGTGCTAGCGATGCGGCAAGTGGTGTGGCAACAATTTTGGAAGGAGTAAGAGCTTTTCTAGCACAAAATAAACAGCCTAAAAACGATATCATTATCTGTATTACAGACGGTGAAGAGCTAGGACTTAATGGGGCCAGTCTCTTTGTAAGAGAACATCCTTGGGCAAATAGTGTAGGTTTTGTACTCAACTTTGAAGCTCGCGGTAGTGGAGGTCCTAGCTATATGCTGGTGGAGACTAATGGTGGTAATCGCAAGATTATAGAAGAATTTATGGCAGCTGGAACAGATTATCCAGTGGCACATTCTCTCGCATACAGCATCTATCAAATGATTCCTAACAGTACAGATCTTACGGCTTTTAGACAAGATGGCGATATCAATGGTCTTAATTTTGCATTTATAGGAGACCATTTTGATTACCACACAGAGTTAGATAATTACGAACGCTTGGATCGAAACACCCTAGCGCACCAAGGTTCTTATTTGATGCCTTTGTTGATTCACTTTAGCGATTTAGACATGACCGATCGCATGATGGCAGAAAAAGGAGATGACCTGGTGTACTTCCCTATGCCCTTGGTTAAAATGCTTAGTTTTCCGTTCAGCTGGCTGGCTGCGATGATAATTATAAGTGGTTTGTTATTGCTGTTTTTAATCATCTTAGGAATCCGCAAAAGGCGCATGAGCATGAAACATCTTTTGGCAGGTTTTATACCGTTCTTGGGAAGCATGATCATCGGTTATTTATGGAGCAACTACGGTTGGGCAGCTGTAAAGTTCAATGATTTTTATATAGATCAACATCATGGTTTTCCATATAATGGGTATTGGTTGATCGCCACAGCTGCATTTGCTGCTGTGAGTATTTGCTTTTTCTTGTATCACAAATTTTATGATCGCGACCGTATTGCTAGCTTGAGTGTGGCTCCTTTATTTTTATTATGGGTGATCTCTTTGGCAGTGGCTTTTCCAGTGGGGAATGCAGGCTTGATTCCAGGGGTATATCTAGGGGGTGCCGGTTACTTTGTAGTACCTCTATTTGCCGGATTGATCATGTTATGGCTTAATATTTATCAAAAACGACCTAGTTATATTTTATTGTTATTACTCGCCGTTCCTGCTGTTTTTGTTTTCGCTCCATTTATAACCGCCTTTCCAGTTGCTTTAGGAATGAGTATTCTTTTTGTCGCTGCTGTTTTGAGTACGTTGTTATTTGGTTTATTGATTCCTATTATAGGACATTACCGCAAGAAAGGATTGTTGGCATTTGGCTCGTTGATCGTTACTTTAGTTTGTTTGTGTTTCGCTTTCGCGAAAGCGGAATACTCACCAACCCAACCCCAACCTACTAGCCTGATCTACTTGCAAGACCAAGACGCCAAAACAGCTCAATGGGCCACTTATGACAGCGCCTTGTCAGATTGGACCAAGGAAAAATTAGGCGAAAAACCTCAATTAGCTCGGGAACTGAACGAAAACTCCATCGATTCCAAATACGGCACCGGGTTCTCTTATGCGGCAAATACCGATTATAAAGAATTGCCAGAAGTGAAGATCGAGGTCATGAGCGATACCGCTGTAAATGGTTTGCGTACGGTAAAATTTAAAGTCAGCAGTGAAAGCATCGTACATCGTTATGAGGTCTTTGCAGATTCTAAATATGTATTCGAAAAAGCCGTGGTCAATGGTTTGGAAATTCAGGCTACAGGGAAGACTAAAAAACCATTTGGCAACCGATGGGGAAATCGCATGTTGAGTTATTACGTGAGCGATAACGCGGCTCTAGAAATGGAAATGACTTTTGACGCTGGTGTAGAACCAGAACTGATCATTTATGCAGCCTCCTTTGATTTATTAGGTCAAAAAGAAATGCAGGTCAGCAAGCGACCGCTGGATCAAATGTCCATGCCGTTTGTTTTAAATGATGCGGTGCTTAGAAAAAGAACCCTTTCATTACTTCAACAGCAAACAGAAGTAATACAGGAAAATGGCGAATAA
- a CDS encoding NAD(P)H-binding protein: protein MANKIIGILGCGWLGFDLALQLKKQAYQVRGTSRTDEKLLQLSEKGIHAFKIDLQEDKIYGDVQGFLEGLDVLVIDIPPGLRQNPESDFAFRIQLFMRFVQAYEINKVLFISSTSVFEDLEELPTYDEHALPNATSNNGKKIIAAEQVVQEMAHQSTIIRPCGLIGGDRHPVKMLAGRKGIKNPEAPINLVTRDHVNAIIIKVIAGTLDAPVIHAVSEPHISREAYYQNAAQEFGLEAPIFEKDANSVGKKITTVFPLGE, encoded by the coding sequence ATGGCGAATAAAATTATAGGGATATTAGGATGTGGTTGGTTGGGTTTTGATCTTGCTTTACAACTAAAAAAGCAAGCTTACCAAGTAAGAGGTACGTCTAGAACGGATGAAAAGTTACTACAGCTTTCAGAAAAGGGGATTCACGCTTTTAAGATCGACCTTCAAGAAGATAAAATCTATGGCGATGTTCAAGGTTTTTTAGAGGGATTGGATGTTTTGGTGATTGACATACCGCCAGGCTTGCGTCAAAATCCAGAAAGCGATTTTGCCTTTAGGATCCAGCTGTTCATGAGATTTGTTCAAGCATATGAAATCAACAAGGTTCTTTTTATTTCATCCACATCCGTTTTTGAAGACTTGGAAGAATTGCCTACTTACGATGAACATGCGCTGCCCAATGCCACAAGTAATAATGGTAAAAAAATCATCGCTGCAGAGCAAGTGGTTCAAGAAATGGCACATCAATCTACCATTATCAGACCTTGTGGCCTGATAGGTGGTGATCGGCATCCTGTTAAAATGCTGGCAGGAAGAAAAGGAATTAAAAATCCTGAGGCACCCATAAATCTAGTGACACGAGATCATGTGAATGCCATTATTATAAAAGTGATCGCAGGCACACTTGATGCTCCAGTAATTCACGCCGTTAGTGAACCACATATAAGTCGGGAAGCATATTATCAAAACGCTGCTCAAGAATTTGGATTAGAAGCTCCGATTTTTGAGAAGGATGCAAATAGTGTTGGGAAGAAGATCACAACTGTATTTCCCTTAGGGGAATAA